The following proteins are co-located in the Marinomonas profundi genome:
- a CDS encoding UPF0149 family protein — translation MSEEKDDDIISEEVLYEKIDHYLLTFGTDRSLMCVSELDGFLTALGCSVQELEPDVWLNAIWGADEDQPVWESTEQEDEFLSLVLIMYMETMNSLLFGDFYPVYLEQEVDGEYSILVEEWCVGFIRGAKLIGMGIGGDREFFDEALAPVRLFGTEAGWDKLEVMVEEEVNFWREMLEPSILRLVQHYHPEMQAGKKNSETRVLH, via the coding sequence ATGTCTGAAGAAAAAGACGATGATATTATCAGCGAAGAAGTCCTTTACGAAAAAATAGATCACTATTTATTAACGTTTGGGACCGATCGCTCCTTGATGTGCGTGTCAGAGTTAGATGGCTTTTTAACCGCACTGGGTTGTTCTGTGCAAGAGTTAGAGCCAGATGTTTGGTTGAACGCCATTTGGGGCGCAGATGAAGATCAACCCGTGTGGGAATCCACCGAGCAAGAAGATGAGTTTCTGAGTCTGGTGTTGATCATGTACATGGAAACCATGAACAGCTTGTTGTTTGGGGATTTTTATCCGGTGTATTTAGAACAAGAAGTGGATGGCGAATACAGCATATTAGTGGAAGAATGGTGTGTCGGATTTATTCGCGGCGCCAAACTGATTGGCATGGGAATCGGCGGCGATAGAGAATTCTTCGATGAAGCGCTGGCGCCAGTGCGTCTATTTGGCACTGAAGCGGGTTGGGATAAGCTGGAAGTCATGGTGGAAGAAGAAGTGAATTTTTGGCGCGAAATGTTAGAGCCCTCTATTTTACGCTTGGTGCAGCATTACCACCCAGAAATGCAAGCAGGTAAAAAGAACTCCGAGACGCGCGTGCTTCATTAA
- a CDS encoding NUDIX domain-containing protein: protein MKFQPTYSKKDVDVLKDECLYKGFFEMRKLTLRHKKFNGEWSQPMAREMMVRNDAVCVLLFDPVADKVLLIEQFRPTVLRSESPWLLELVAGMVEAGESDEDVARRESLEEAGVTVKRLEYLFKFVPSPGGLVEYLRMYAGEFDSSLVDTSQVHGLDEENEDIKLHLVSADDAIALLKHEVENASTIMGLQWFALNKSELVLRWSA from the coding sequence ATGAAGTTTCAACCGACCTATAGTAAAAAAGACGTGGACGTTTTAAAAGACGAATGCCTGTACAAAGGCTTTTTCGAAATGCGTAAACTAACCTTAAGGCATAAAAAATTTAACGGTGAATGGAGTCAACCCATGGCCCGTGAAATGATGGTACGCAATGACGCGGTGTGCGTCTTGTTGTTTGACCCTGTGGCCGATAAAGTGTTGTTAATTGAGCAATTTCGTCCCACCGTATTACGCAGCGAATCGCCTTGGTTGCTAGAACTGGTGGCTGGCATGGTCGAAGCAGGCGAAAGTGACGAAGACGTGGCGCGCCGTGAATCCTTAGAAGAGGCCGGAGTGACCGTAAAGCGTCTTGAGTACCTGTTTAAATTTGTACCTTCACCAGGTGGACTAGTGGAATACTTGCGGATGTACGCGGGGGAGTTCGATTCTAGCCTGGTTGATACCAGTCAAGTTCACGGTTTGGATGAAGAAAACGAAGACATTAAATTGCATTTGGTGTCTGCTGATGACGCCATAGCCTTGCTTAAACACGAGGTGGAAAACGCCAGTACGATTATGGGGCTGCAATGGTTTGCCTTAAACAAAAGCGAGCTTGTTTTGCGTTGGAGTGCTTAA
- the pseB gene encoding UDP-N-acetylglucosamine 4,6-dehydratase (inverting) — MFNNKSILITGGTGSFGRQYVKTLLANYQPKRLIIYSRDELKQYEMQQDFDAACMRYFIGDVRDKDRLTQAMRDVDYVIHAAALKQVPAAEYNPMECIKTNIHGAENVIAAAIANNVEKVIALSTDKAAAPINLYGATKLASDKLFVAANNMVGQGRTRFSVVRYGNVVGSRGSVVPFFQKLVAEGAESIPITHPEMTRFWITLPMGVDFVLKNFQRMHGGEIFIPKIPSVRIMDLAAAYAPNISTRDVGIRPGEKLHEVMCPSDDSYHTYEFDNHYVISPSIKFYQDDMDFAHSRLDEIGTLVEPGYEYQSGSNPHFLSIEEILTFDDAH, encoded by the coding sequence ATGTTTAACAACAAAAGCATTCTTATTACAGGCGGGACCGGTTCTTTTGGCCGTCAGTATGTCAAAACACTGTTGGCCAATTACCAACCGAAACGACTGATTATTTATTCCCGTGATGAGTTAAAGCAATACGAAATGCAGCAGGATTTTGACGCCGCTTGCATGCGTTATTTCATCGGCGATGTGCGCGACAAAGATCGTTTAACCCAAGCCATGCGCGATGTGGATTATGTGATTCATGCGGCGGCGCTCAAGCAAGTTCCCGCCGCGGAATACAATCCGATGGAATGCATCAAAACCAATATTCACGGCGCCGAGAATGTGATTGCCGCAGCGATAGCCAATAACGTGGAAAAAGTCATCGCGCTATCCACCGACAAAGCCGCCGCGCCGATCAACCTGTATGGCGCCACCAAGCTCGCTTCGGATAAGCTATTTGTCGCCGCAAACAACATGGTCGGCCAAGGCCGCACACGATTTTCTGTGGTTCGTTATGGCAACGTGGTTGGCTCTCGTGGTTCGGTGGTGCCTTTTTTCCAAAAGCTGGTAGCCGAAGGCGCAGAATCTATCCCCATCACCCACCCTGAGATGACACGCTTTTGGATCACCTTACCGATGGGCGTGGATTTTGTATTAAAAAATTTCCAACGCATGCACGGCGGTGAAATCTTCATCCCTAAAATCCCGTCTGTGCGCATCATGGATTTAGCCGCTGCTTACGCGCCTAATATTTCCACCAGAGACGTCGGTATTCGTCCGGGCGAAAAACTTCACGAAGTCATGTGTCCGAGCGATGATTCGTACCACACCTATGAATTCGACAATCACTATGTGATTTCACCCAGCATCAAGTTTTATCAGGACGATATGGATTTTGCGCACAGCCGTTTAGACGAGATCGGTACATTGGTTGAACCAGGTTACGAATATCAATCTGGCAGTAACCCACACTTTTTGAGTATTGAAGAGATTCTAACCTTCGATGATGCACACTGA
- the parE gene encoding DNA topoisomerase IV subunit B, with translation MSAKEYNAGSIEVLSGLEPVQKRPGMYTDTSRPNHLGQEVIDNSVDEALAGHADRIEVILYKDGSLSVEDNGRGMPVDIHPEEGISGVELILTKLHAGGKFSGDNYQFSGGLHGVGVSVVNALSTSLEVWVRRNGIQYHIGFENGFKTSELKEIGTVGKKNTGTKVKFTADTKYFDSPKVSLSRLKHLLKAKAVLCSGLHVVFIDQSGSEEVREEWFYQDGLKDYLAQANEGFTLLPDEPFIGGLTEKTQGVDWAVQWLPEGGELVTESYVNLIPTAQGGTHVNGLRTGLLEAIREFCDFHNLLPRGVKLTAEDVWDRCSYVLSAKIQEPQFSGQTKERLSSRQIVAFISATVKDAFSLWLNKHVEDGKKIADIVINSAQKRLKDSKKVVRKRITQGPALPGKLADCSGQDTSRSELFLVEGDSAGGSAKQAREKDFQAILPLRGKILNTWEVDSNQVLASQEIHDMSVAIGVDPGDDDLSGLRYGKICILADADSDGLHIATLICALFVRHFPALVNGGHVFVAMPPLYRIDLGKEVYYALDDEEKDITLHKIAAENKRGTPNVQRFKGLGEMNPSQLRETTMAPDTRRLIQLTMEDKPDTDELLDKLLSKKRAGDRKSWLETYGNLAIVD, from the coding sequence ATGTCTGCAAAAGAATATAACGCCGGATCGATAGAAGTTCTTAGTGGCTTAGAACCTGTACAAAAACGCCCAGGAATGTATACGGACACCTCACGGCCAAACCACCTAGGGCAAGAAGTCATTGATAACTCAGTCGACGAAGCCTTGGCTGGTCATGCAGATCGTATCGAAGTCATTCTCTACAAAGACGGCTCCTTGAGCGTCGAAGACAACGGCCGCGGCATGCCCGTCGATATACACCCAGAAGAGGGCATATCCGGTGTCGAATTGATCCTTACTAAACTTCACGCGGGTGGCAAATTTTCGGGTGACAACTACCAGTTTTCGGGCGGTTTACATGGTGTTGGGGTTTCCGTGGTGAACGCCTTGTCGACGTCGTTGGAAGTTTGGGTAAGACGTAACGGCATTCAGTATCACATCGGTTTTGAAAACGGTTTTAAAACCTCAGAACTGAAAGAAATCGGTACCGTCGGCAAGAAAAACACCGGCACCAAAGTTAAATTTACCGCCGATACTAAATACTTCGACAGCCCTAAAGTTTCTCTATCACGCCTAAAACACTTGCTGAAAGCCAAAGCGGTGCTTTGTTCAGGTCTTCATGTTGTCTTTATTGACCAAAGTGGCAGTGAAGAAGTTCGTGAAGAATGGTTTTATCAGGACGGTTTAAAAGATTACCTAGCGCAGGCCAACGAAGGCTTTACCTTGTTACCGGACGAGCCTTTTATTGGCGGTTTGACAGAAAAAACGCAAGGTGTCGACTGGGCGGTGCAATGGTTGCCAGAAGGCGGCGAATTAGTGACAGAAAGCTATGTCAACTTGATTCCCACCGCACAGGGCGGTACGCACGTTAACGGTCTGAGAACCGGCTTATTAGAAGCCATTCGTGAGTTTTGTGACTTCCATAACCTTTTGCCTCGTGGCGTTAAGCTCACCGCAGAAGACGTATGGGATCGTTGTAGCTACGTCTTGTCCGCAAAAATTCAAGAGCCACAATTCTCCGGCCAAACCAAAGAGCGTTTATCGTCTCGTCAAATCGTGGCCTTTATTTCCGCCACGGTAAAAGACGCCTTTAGTCTATGGCTGAACAAGCATGTAGAAGATGGCAAAAAAATCGCCGACATTGTCATTAACAGCGCACAAAAACGCCTAAAAGACAGTAAAAAAGTGGTGCGTAAACGCATTACCCAAGGTCCAGCCTTACCGGGTAAATTGGCCGACTGTTCTGGACAAGACACGTCACGAAGCGAGCTTTTCTTAGTGGAAGGGGACTCTGCTGGTGGTTCTGCCAAGCAAGCCCGCGAGAAAGACTTCCAAGCTATTTTGCCGCTACGAGGCAAAATATTAAACACTTGGGAAGTGGACTCCAATCAAGTTCTTGCCTCTCAAGAAATTCATGACATGTCGGTAGCGATTGGTGTCGATCCCGGCGACGACGATTTAAGTGGCTTACGTTACGGGAAAATCTGTATTCTGGCCGATGCCGATTCGGATGGTTTGCACATAGCGACACTGATTTGCGCCTTGTTTGTGCGCCATTTCCCTGCCTTAGTTAACGGCGGTCATGTGTTTGTTGCTATGCCGCCCTTGTATCGAATCGACCTTGGCAAAGAAGTCTATTACGCCCTTGATGACGAAGAAAAAGACATCACCTTGCACAAAATCGCCGCCGAAAACAAACGCGGCACGCCAAACGTACAACGCTTCAAAGGCTTGGGTGAAATGAACCCATCGCAACTGCGTGAAACCACCATGGCACCAGATACCCGCCGCTTAATCCAACTCACTATGGAAGACAAACCAGACACCGACGAGCTACTAGACAAACTGCTGTCGAAAAAGCGCGCAGGGGATCGGAAAAGCTGGCTAGAAACCTACGGCAACTTGGCGATAGTGGATTGA
- a CDS encoding YqiA/YcfP family alpha/beta fold hydrolase has translation MAILLYIHGFNSSERSHKATVLGDAAQKVGLPDAVISPRLSWQPAQAIKQLDAIIQANQQQGVTLIGSSLGGFYAAYLAEKYRLKTILVNPAVQAPTLLQDYLGPQHNPYTGEEYELTSAHMAELEQLVVTEPTAALYWLMIQEGDDVLDYKEALKAFPNPARLTHEAKGDHSFTEFERFCAEILRFAQIITE, from the coding sequence TTGGCCATTTTATTGTATATCCACGGTTTTAATAGCTCAGAGCGTTCTCATAAAGCCACTGTGCTAGGGGATGCCGCTCAAAAAGTAGGCTTGCCTGACGCGGTGATCTCACCACGCTTATCTTGGCAACCAGCACAAGCGATTAAACAGCTAGACGCCATTATCCAAGCCAATCAACAACAAGGCGTTACCTTAATTGGTAGTTCCCTTGGCGGTTTTTACGCGGCCTATCTGGCGGAAAAGTATCGCCTAAAAACCATTTTGGTCAATCCGGCGGTACAGGCGCCGACCTTGTTACAAGACTATCTTGGCCCGCAACACAACCCTTACACGGGCGAAGAGTATGAGCTGACTTCTGCGCACATGGCTGAGCTTGAGCAATTAGTCGTGACTGAGCCAACCGCTGCGTTATATTGGCTGATGATTCAAGAAGGTGATGACGTGTTGGACTATAAAGAAGCGCTGAAGGCTTTTCCCAACCCAGCTCGATTGACGCATGAAGCCAAGGGCGACCACAGCTTTACCGAATTTGAACGGTTTTGCGCAGAAATTCTGCGTTTTGCACAAATTATAACCGAGTAA
- a CDS encoding amino acid aminotransferase, whose amino-acid sequence MFKHLKAVSGDPLLALIMAHKQDTNPKKIDLGVGVYKDDNGHTPILNTVKKAEAILLEQEDSKSYLGIYGATEFEAIIKDLILGEGNPLIISGRVRSTQTPGGTGALKVAADFISANLKGARLWVSDPTWGNHKSIFDSAGVEVKNYPYYDPATNGLRFDDMMATLEAEVKEGDVLLLHACCHNPTGIDLQFDHWKVLTDFVNKRGLLALVDAAYQGFGDGLDEDLAGLRYMAANVQDMLIANSFSKNFGIYRERCGGLSVIAASADEANAAFSIIGQAIRANYSMPPAHGAAVVYTIMSDPALKAEWELEVTAMRDRINGLREKLVAKLAASGVSKDFSFIKDQRGMFSYSGLTLEQVRTLRSEYAIYIADTGRMSIAGVSDTNIDYLCESIAKVVG is encoded by the coding sequence ATGTTCAAGCATCTTAAAGCTGTTTCTGGCGACCCTCTTTTAGCCCTTATCATGGCCCATAAACAAGATACCAACCCAAAGAAAATTGATTTGGGTGTGGGTGTTTATAAAGACGACAATGGCCATACGCCGATTTTAAATACGGTGAAAAAAGCCGAGGCGATTCTGCTTGAACAAGAAGATTCTAAAAGTTATTTAGGCATTTACGGTGCCACCGAATTTGAAGCCATTATCAAGGATTTGATTTTAGGCGAAGGCAATCCACTTATTATCTCGGGTCGTGTTCGCTCAACCCAAACGCCTGGCGGCACTGGCGCATTAAAAGTAGCGGCGGACTTTATCAGTGCGAATCTAAAAGGCGCGCGCCTTTGGGTAAGTGATCCAACTTGGGGTAACCATAAGTCTATTTTTGACTCAGCCGGTGTGGAAGTAAAAAACTACCCTTACTACGATCCAGCCACTAATGGCTTACGCTTTGACGATATGATGGCGACGTTAGAAGCCGAAGTAAAAGAAGGCGATGTGTTGTTGCTTCATGCTTGCTGCCATAACCCAACGGGCATCGATTTGCAGTTTGACCACTGGAAAGTATTAACCGACTTCGTTAACAAGCGCGGTCTGTTGGCCTTGGTTGATGCGGCTTACCAAGGTTTTGGTGACGGTTTGGATGAAGACTTGGCGGGCTTGCGTTACATGGCAGCCAATGTTCAAGACATGTTGATCGCCAACTCTTTCTCGAAAAATTTTGGCATTTACCGTGAACGCTGTGGTGGTTTAAGTGTGATTGCCGCGTCTGCCGACGAAGCCAATGCGGCGTTTTCTATTATCGGTCAAGCCATTCGTGCAAACTACTCTATGCCGCCAGCCCATGGCGCTGCGGTGGTTTACACCATTATGAGCGACCCAGCGCTAAAAGCAGAATGGGAATTAGAAGTGACCGCTATGCGTGATCGTATTAACGGTTTGCGTGAAAAATTGGTGGCGAAGTTGGCCGCTTCTGGCGTGAGCAAAGATTTTAGCTTTATCAAAGATCAGCGCGGTATGTTCTCTTATTCTGGTTTGACCCTAGAGCAAGTACGCACATTGCGCAGCGAATACGCGATTTACATCGCTGACACAGGCCGTATGAGTATTGCAGGGGTGAGTGACACTAACATCGATTATCTGTGCGAAAGCATTGCTAAGGTCGTTGGTTAA
- a CDS encoding methyltransferase: protein MTTFSPRFHALDAWLTRHTQLWQFDTFARLDTPWRDHYPMLASYLESHTKQPIDDLFYAEVFRLCPELQTLSSDQTYEKLTLATKRILTNDLPHYVSAGIKGRKWSQIQAFIAHTPHASNYVEWCAGKGHLGKLLAFEDNRSVLSLEWQKTLCEAGEQEAKRLTLAQTFIHADVLKGEGHSALANAHCAVALHACGDLHRELIEQAVAAHTAILCFSPCCYHLTKDSRYRPLSQTAQQSALTLRQADLKLAVKEVATAGAREQRLKQLELTYRLGFDAWQRTARQQDDYLPVPSVQKALLNQGFVAFCHWAAEQKSLTDLIAKTPFEDFERIGQTRYQQVQKLEAISQLFRPALEHWLVLDRAMYLEEHGYQVEIGKFCDKNLTPRNWMIRAER, encoded by the coding sequence ATGACTACTTTCTCACCTCGTTTTCACGCCCTCGATGCTTGGCTAACAAGGCATACACAGCTTTGGCAATTTGACACCTTTGCGCGGCTTGATACGCCTTGGCGTGATCATTACCCTATGCTGGCGAGCTATCTCGAAAGCCATACAAAGCAGCCAATCGATGACCTGTTTTATGCAGAGGTATTTCGCCTCTGCCCAGAACTTCAGACATTATCTAGCGACCAAACATACGAAAAACTGACGTTAGCGACGAAGCGAATACTTACCAACGATTTACCACATTATGTATCAGCGGGCATAAAAGGCCGTAAATGGTCACAAATTCAAGCCTTTATTGCCCACACACCACACGCCAGCAACTATGTAGAATGGTGCGCAGGCAAAGGCCATTTAGGCAAACTCTTGGCCTTTGAAGACAATCGCTCGGTGCTCAGCCTAGAATGGCAAAAAACACTCTGCGAAGCGGGCGAGCAAGAAGCCAAACGACTAACGCTAGCGCAAACCTTCATCCATGCTGATGTGTTAAAAGGCGAAGGGCACTCAGCGTTAGCAAACGCTCACTGCGCTGTTGCACTCCATGCTTGCGGGGATTTGCACCGTGAACTGATCGAACAAGCTGTTGCCGCTCATACCGCTATCTTGTGTTTTTCCCCTTGCTGCTATCACCTCACCAAAGATAGCCGCTACCGGCCATTGTCACAGACCGCCCAGCAATCCGCACTGACACTGCGCCAAGCCGACCTCAAACTCGCCGTCAAAGAAGTCGCCACCGCAGGTGCGCGTGAACAAAGGCTTAAACAGCTCGAACTCACTTATCGGCTCGGCTTCGACGCATGGCAACGAACCGCCCGCCAGCAAGACGATTACCTGCCTGTTCCGTCCGTGCAAAAAGCCCTTTTAAACCAAGGCTTCGTCGCTTTTTGCCACTGGGCCGCTGAGCAAAAAAGCTTAACGGACTTGATCGCCAAAACCCCATTTGAAGACTTCGAACGCATTGGTCAAACCCGCTATCAACAGGTACAAAAACTCGAAGCCATCAGCCAGCTGTTTCGACCGGCCTTAGAACACTGGCTCGTCCTCGACCGCGCCATGTACCTAGAAGAACACGGCTACCAAGTTGAGATAGGCAAATTCTGCGACAAAAACCTCACCCCAAGGAACTGGATGATCAGGGCAGAACGCTAA
- a CDS encoding WYL domain-containing protein: protein MEVVQRYWMIELLAFWEGQINTKPLMKSFGLTRQSVSPLFKQYQEATGNDFVYDNKRKAYQITDQFKPHYIDQTVDEYFDWLNYGKIPTFPNTAIESTQHRIEALARFVSPQVMRPLLKAVKDKTAVDCEYLSVSSSDPQGRLLYPHSFVKTAGRWHVRAYCDMRQHYLDFVLSRFQQVDYDGKTSEHTEQQDTLWSTQVMLVLAPDSRLTDKQKQVLENDYGMTDGQLNIITRAALVKYTLDDLQIKTKMLEANPQAQQLICVNYADIKQWLYD from the coding sequence ATGGAAGTGGTGCAGCGTTATTGGATGATAGAGCTACTGGCTTTTTGGGAAGGGCAGATCAACACCAAGCCCTTGATGAAAAGCTTCGGATTAACACGTCAAAGTGTCAGCCCGTTATTTAAGCAATATCAAGAAGCGACGGGCAATGACTTTGTTTATGACAACAAACGCAAAGCCTATCAAATAACCGACCAATTCAAACCACATTACATAGACCAAACCGTCGATGAATATTTTGATTGGCTAAACTACGGCAAAATCCCCACCTTCCCCAATACCGCCATCGAATCCACCCAACATCGGATAGAAGCCTTAGCGCGCTTCGTTTCGCCGCAAGTCATGCGGCCATTATTAAAAGCTGTTAAAGACAAAACCGCCGTAGACTGCGAATACCTATCCGTGTCCAGTAGCGATCCGCAAGGCCGCTTGCTCTATCCCCATAGCTTTGTCAAAACCGCTGGACGCTGGCATGTACGCGCCTATTGTGACATGCGACAACACTATCTAGACTTCGTACTGAGCCGTTTTCAACAGGTTGACTACGACGGCAAAACCAGCGAACACACAGAGCAACAAGACACACTGTGGAGCACCCAAGTGATGTTAGTGCTTGCTCCAGATTCCCGCCTCACCGACAAACAAAAACAGGTATTAGAAAACGACTACGGCATGACCGACGGACAACTGAACATCATCACCCGCGCCGCCCTCGTCAAATACACCCTCGACGACTTACAGATAAAAACCAAAATGCTCGAAGCCAACCCACAAGCCCAACAACTCATCTGTGTTAACTATGCCGACATAAAACAATGGTTATACGACTGA
- a CDS encoding DNA-3-methyladenine glycosylase I, whose amino-acid sequence MENIRCAWCLGSPEYIHYHDTEWGTPIYDDQALFECIVLESAQAGLSWITILRKREGYRALFHGFDPIKVANMTDLDVERLLLDERIVRHRAKIEATINNAKAFLKIAHEFGSFSQYYWAFSDNKVIDNPLRRHTEAPAVTELSTRFAKDLKKRGFKFLGPTTCYAFMQATGMVNDHIANCMARKTTSPP is encoded by the coding sequence ATGGAAAACATACGTTGTGCTTGGTGTTTAGGCTCTCCCGAATACATTCATTATCACGATACAGAATGGGGAACCCCTATTTATGACGACCAAGCGTTATTTGAATGCATTGTACTCGAAAGCGCGCAAGCAGGTCTAAGTTGGATTACTATTTTACGCAAACGTGAAGGCTATCGCGCACTTTTTCATGGTTTTGACCCGATTAAAGTCGCTAACATGACAGACCTTGATGTAGAAAGGTTGCTGCTGGATGAACGCATTGTACGTCACCGTGCCAAAATAGAAGCCACCATTAATAACGCGAAAGCTTTTCTGAAAATTGCTCACGAATTTGGCTCATTTAGCCAATACTACTGGGCATTTAGCGACAATAAGGTCATAGACAACCCGCTTCGCCGTCACACCGAAGCACCCGCAGTGACCGAGTTGTCGACTCGCTTTGCCAAAGATTTGAAAAAAAGAGGCTTTAAATTTCTTGGCCCCACGACCTGTTATGCCTTTATGCAAGCCACCGGCATGGTGAATGATCACATTGCCAACTGTATGGCTCGTAAAACAACATCCCCACCCTAG
- the pseC gene encoding UDP-4-amino-4,6-dideoxy-N-acetyl-beta-L-altrosamine transaminase, giving the protein MMHTDFIPYGRQSISEEDIAAVVKSLRSDFLTQGPCVSEFEHALCTKVGARYGVAANSATSALHLACLALGVGAGDRVWTSPNTFIASANCARYCGAEVDFVDIDPRTYNMCADKLAEKLQAAKLTGTLPKVVIPVHFAGQSCDMAAIHTLSKAYGFRIIEDASHAIGAKYQGEYVGNGQCSDICVFSFHPVKIITSAEGGMAVTNDEHLAEHMRTHASQGTTKSPDELTQMPGDWYYEQHTLGFNYRMTELQAALGLSQLSRLDDFIEGRHQQFAHYEALLKGFSITLPYQADDSDSALHLYPILLPEHNRAARKGVFDSLRQAGVGTQVHYIPVHLQPYYQALGFKQGDFPMAEDYYARTLSLPLFADLTLAQQERVALILKHALIANRVMSA; this is encoded by the coding sequence ATGATGCACACTGATTTTATCCCTTACGGTCGTCAATCCATTAGCGAAGAGGACATCGCGGCGGTAGTAAAGTCGCTGCGCTCTGACTTTTTAACCCAAGGCCCTTGTGTCAGCGAATTTGAGCACGCCCTTTGCACAAAAGTAGGCGCTCGCTATGGCGTGGCAGCGAACAGTGCGACGTCTGCCCTGCATCTCGCTTGCTTAGCATTAGGGGTTGGCGCTGGCGACAGGGTGTGGACGTCCCCCAATACCTTTATTGCGTCGGCCAATTGCGCACGTTATTGCGGTGCTGAGGTGGATTTTGTCGATATTGACCCGCGCACGTATAATATGTGCGCGGACAAATTGGCAGAAAAGCTACAGGCCGCTAAGCTAACAGGCACGCTACCTAAAGTCGTCATACCAGTACATTTCGCCGGTCAATCTTGCGATATGGCAGCGATTCACACCTTATCCAAGGCATACGGCTTTCGCATCATCGAAGACGCTTCCCATGCGATTGGTGCAAAATACCAAGGCGAATACGTTGGCAATGGCCAATGTAGCGACATTTGCGTTTTTAGCTTTCATCCAGTGAAAATCATTACCTCGGCGGAAGGTGGCATGGCGGTGACCAATGACGAACACTTGGCCGAACACATGCGCACTCATGCTTCGCAAGGCACGACCAAATCCCCCGATGAACTCACTCAGATGCCGGGCGATTGGTATTATGAACAGCACACATTGGGCTTTAACTACCGCATGACGGAATTGCAAGCGGCACTAGGTTTGTCGCAATTATCGCGTTTGGATGATTTCATCGAGGGTCGTCATCAACAGTTCGCTCATTACGAGGCACTATTAAAAGGTTTCTCTATCACCTTGCCTTATCAAGCGGACGATAGCGACTCAGCACTGCATTTGTATCCGATTTTATTACCAGAACACAATAGAGCAGCCAGAAAAGGCGTGTTTGATAGTTTGCGTCAAGCTGGCGTCGGCACTCAGGTGCATTATATTCCTGTGCATTTACAGCCTTATTATCAGGCGTTGGGGTTCAAGCAAGGCGATTTTCCAATGGCAGAAGATTACTACGCTCGCACGCTCAGTTTGCCGCTTTTTGCCGATCTAACCTTGGCTCAACAAGAGCGAGTCGCGCTGATTTTAAAGCACGCCTTGATCGCCAACCGTGTCATGAGCGCCTAA
- a CDS encoding DUF1249 domain-containing protein, producing the protein MSHVTKIGTMKKMSKQYVPDLVSLQMLGELNYRRLGKLMRGHEETDAWHFAIHSVGDQESRLRLTLGKESRFTSEMTLEFGPEIERKLLFEAKLSMTVRLYHDVGIAEITDGHRHYQGAYPYPNDAMLHRDEKFRLNQQLADLLELCLKHGHRLNNALSFQFA; encoded by the coding sequence ATGAGTCATGTCACTAAGATAGGCACAATGAAGAAAATGTCGAAGCAATACGTACCCGATTTGGTCAGTTTGCAGATGCTTGGCGAGTTAAATTACCGTCGCTTAGGTAAGCTTATGCGTGGCCACGAGGAAACGGACGCTTGGCATTTTGCGATTCACAGTGTTGGCGACCAAGAAAGTCGTCTGCGTCTAACGCTTGGCAAAGAAAGCCGCTTCACCTCTGAAATGACGTTAGAGTTTGGCCCAGAAATAGAAAGAAAACTGTTATTCGAAGCGAAACTATCCATGACCGTGCGCTTGTATCATGACGTGGGCATTGCGGAAATCACCGACGGGCACCGCCACTACCAAGGGGCTTACCCTTACCCTAACGACGCCATGTTGCACCGAGACGAAAAGTTTCGTTTAAACCAGCAACTGGCCGACTTATTAGAACTATGTTTGAAGCACGGACATCGACTTAACAACGCCTTGTCTTTTCAATTCGCCTAG